The Thermodesulfobacteriota bacterium sequence GTAATGGGTTTGTTCCAATTCATAAACTTATGAAGACCGCCCAGTTTTTCAATTCTCTTATGTCCGGGTCTTAGATAAAGGTGATAAGCATTTGCAATTATCATCTGAAATCCCATATCTAAGATCTCTTCTGATGAAATGCCTTTGACTGTTGCGTGCGTTGCCACAGGCATGAACGCAGGGGTTTGAATCTCGCCGTGGGCTGTTGTCATTTTGCCCAGCCTAGCTCGGGTGGTTTCATCATTCTTTTTTATTTCGAAACTGAACATATTTTCCGTTAGAAGTAGAAAAGTAGAAAAAGAGCTATATAGATTTAGATACCCAGCACTTCTTTCATGGTATAGATTCCAGAATCTTTTCCTGGAAGCCACTTTACTGCTCTAAGGACTCCTTTTGAAAAATTATCGCGGCTCATAGCTCTGTGGGTAAGCTCTATCCTCTCGCCAGATCCGCAGAACATAACCGTATGCTCTCCCACAATATCCCCTGCCCTTATTGTCTGCATACCTATTTCTTTCTCTCCTCTCTCGCCAATTACTCCGTGTCTCTCAAACCTAGCAGAGGCTGAAAAATCTCGACCCAGCCCCTCTGCCGCAGACTCACCTAACCTAAGCGCTGTGCCGCTTGGAGCGTCAATTTTGTGTTTGTGATGAGCTTCAATGATTTCAACATCATAGTCCTCACCTAATATCTCGGCCAATCTTTTTGTAGCCTCAAACATTACATTTACACCAATGCTCATATTAGGCGATAAAACACAAGGGAAATTTTGCGCAAGCTTTGTTAACTCGGCTTTCTGATCATCTTCAAATCCTGTCGTACCGATTACCATTGCAATATTATTTGCAGCGGCATAACGCGCATTATCTAAGGTAGAAGATGGAGAAGTGAAGTCGACAATCACATCAGCTTTACTTGATGCATCTTGTGTAGATGAGCTTATAGTGGCCCCTACCTCACTATCTCCTAGAGCAAGTCCAATGTCCTTGCCTATATCAGGATGCTCGTTAATCTCAGTTCCGCCTACTATCTGGATGTCACTATCAGCGTTTAGGAGATGGAAAATGCTTTTTCCCATCCGGCCGCAAACGCCCATTATTGATACATTTATCATATTCTATTCCGTGATCTCTATCTCTGGAACGGCTTCCTCAACACAGTTCTCAAAACAATCACCGCCGGTCACTTTCCATTTTTTATCAAACAGCCCTAGAGAATACCTGCTTTTTTGGTTTAAGTTCGTAACCTGTCCGGTAGTGGGTGATTTTAGTGTCTGGTCAAGCTCGACAGCTACTGTAGAACTAAACTCGTAGATTTGAACTCCTATGACCTCAAAATTATTAATCCTAATATCATTATCTTTATACAATTTTCTCATCTGAATGACATATCCTGCTTCATCGATGCTTGGAGCATAAGAGTACTTATACGCTTCCTTAAAATTCTCTTGCTGAAGTGCTCTGAGAAATCTCTCAACTACTACAGTCGGCGAAGGATCATATTTAGGCCTTTCTGGATTGGTATCCACTATTGTTTTATCTGCACAGGAAATGGCTGCAAATGTAACAATGAGAAGAAGTGCCGCGTTAATATATTTAAGCTTCATTATAACTTTCCCGATATTGGTTTATAATGAGCAATAGAATAATTGCTGGGCTGTAGAATTCAAGATAATTTTTGTGTATTAACTATGCAGTTATAAAGAGATTTGATATGAGCCAACTAAATGAACCCCCTTATGTAAAACTTTTTATGGGCCTTATCTATAACCAAGCCGAGTCTGAGAACACGGCGCTTAAAAAGCTTAGCGCTGAGCTTGGAGAAATAGACTATCAGAGTCCAGAGACCCATTTTGATCATAGCACCTATTACAAAGATGAGATGGGAGAGGGTTTGCTTAGAAAACTTATAACATTTAAAAAGCTTATCCCAAGAGAGCAAATCGTTGGGGTTAAGGCATTTACAAATAAGCTCGAAGAGGTATTTTCATATGAAGACAGAAGAAGTATTAATATAGACCCTGGCTATATAGCGTATGAGCATGTAATACTTTCTACAGGCAAAGGCTACTCCCATAGACCATACTTAGGCAGTGGAGTTTATGCAGATTTGACCCTTATTTATATGAATGACGAATATAAAACGTTAAACTGGACATATCCTGATTACGGAACTAAAGAGATGAGAGCGTTATTTAAACATTTAAGACAACAATATGCAGGCCAGCTGGCTGAGGAATCAAATATATGAAAAGTATGACAGGTTACGGCAAAAGCGAAATAGAGACAAAGAGCGGAAAACTCACTGTTGAGGCTCGATCTGAGAATCACAGGTTTTTAGACATTAAATTTCAGCTGCCCGAGCTTATTTCGTCAATTGAGAATCAGTTAAACGAAGCAGTTAAAAATCAGATACTAAGGGGTAAGATAAGGGTTAGCCTAACACTTGAATCAGCAATTAATAACACAATCTCTCTTAATCTTGATCTTGCAAAAAAAGCTAAAAACAGCATAGATAAACTAAAAAAAGAGGTTGGTATAAAAGAAGAGACTAAACTTGAGCATTTTCTTATGATAAGGGAGATATTCTCTTCCGAATCAACCAAGAGCCTTAGTAAAAACGAGACTAATCAAATTAGAACGACTGTGCTAGCTGCAATCAAGAAGCTTGATGACGCCCGGGCCTCAGAAGGGCGAAAGCTTGAAAAAGACATAAAACAGAGGCTTAAAACTATAGAGAAGCTAACTGGCACCATCCAGTCCAAAAGAAAAGATTTCTTAAAAAACACCTCAGCCAGGCTTATAGAAAGAATAGAGAAACTGCTTGAAGACACAAAGATCGATGAAGAGAGGCTATATCAGGAAACAGCATTCTTGGCAGAACGAAGCGATATCACAGAAGAGATAGTTAGGCTTAAGGCCCACATAAGTAAATTCAGAGAAACTTGCAGCAAGAAAGGTTCAATTGGAAAAGAGCTAGATTTCCTTCTTCAGGAAATGAACAGAGAGGCCGGCACAATATCAGCTAAATCTAAAGATGCGACTATCTCTCACTGCATTATAGACCTTAGATCCGAGATGGAGAAGATAAGAGAACAGGTTCAAAATATAGAATAGAAATTAAGTTGGCATTGAGGTTATTTGAAACACTAAGCCCCGTGTGTTATGATTCCACGGTTTTTACTTAACCATTAACTTACGAGAATACACAAAGGAGTCCTAGATTATGAGCATTTTAGTAAACAAAGATAGCAAGGTAATTGTGCAGGGTATCACCGGAAGTGCAGGTCTTTTTCATGCCACCCAGTGCCGTGATTACGGAACTCAGGTAGTTGGCGGAGTAACACCAGGAAAAGGCGGAACAGAGGTCGAAGGGTTCCCGGTTTTTGACACAGTTGAAGATGCAAGAAGAGTGACCGGAGCAAACACCTCATTAATTTTTGTACCGGCTGCGTTTGCTATGGACTCCATGATAGAAGCAATTGACGCTGGCGTTGAGCTTGTGATCTGCATCACAGAGGGCGTTCCGACACTTGATATGGTTAAAGTAAAAAAATTCATGGAAGGAAAAGACGTAACCCTAATCGGGCCAAACTGCCCAGGAGTTATGACCCCAGGCGAGGCAAAAGTTGGTATTATGCCCGGCTATATTCATACACCTGGAAATGTTGGAATTATCTCACGTAGCGGAACCCTAACATATGAGGCAGTATGGCAGCTATCAGAGCTTGGAATAGGACAGTCGACATCAGTAGGAATAGGCGGAGACCCAATTATCGGTTCCACATTTATTGATGTTTTAAAACTTTTCAATCAGGATGACGACACAGAGGCGATTATCTTAATCGGTGAGATCGGCGGAAGCGCTGAAGAAGAAGCAGCCGCATACATTAAAGAAAACGTAGATAAACCTGTTGTCGCATTTATTGCAGGGTCAACAGCGCCGAAAGGAAAAAGAATGGGTCATGCAGGTGCCATTATTTCAGGTAGCTCAGGAAGCGCCAAAGACAAAGTTGCCGCTCTTGAAGATGCCGGGGTTAAGGTATGCCCTAGCCCAGCTGAGATGGGCGAGACGCTAAAAGCTGCCATTTCATAAATCAATCATAAATAGAAATATTTTCTTTTAACCACTCGTAGTGTTTCTCAAGCCCGATTTTTACATCTACTTTGGGATTGTATCCAAAATCCGTATTTGCTTTAGTGATATCTGAAAAAGTGTGCTTGGCATCTCCTCTTTGAGGGTCTGTGTGAACCAGGTTTGCTGATTTGCCCACAATCTCTTCAATCAATCTAATTGCATCTAGTAGTTCTATTCTGCTTCCGCCGCCAACGTTATAGACCTCTCCAGCTCTGCCGCTTTTAAAGGCTTGGAGGTTTGCCTCGACAGCATCATCAATGTATGTAAAATCCCTAGTCTGCTTGCCGGTGCCGTAAATATCAATCCGATCCCCTTTCATTACCGCGCTGATGAATTTATGAAACGCCATATCCGGGCGCTGCCTTGGTCCATAGACTGTAAAGTATCTAAGAGACACCGTGGGTACTCCATAACCTTTGCTATATAAGCAGGCTAGATGCTCTGCGGCAAGTTTTGAGACTCCGTATGGAGATACCGGATTTGTGGGGGAAGTCTCTTTGATAGGCAAGTCCGTAGAATCACCATAGACTGATGAAGAGGAGGCATAGACGAATTTATCTAGGTTCTTATCAGTACATGCTTCTAAAAGCTTTTGAGTACCGAGTATATTATTCTCAACGTATTGATTAAAACTTCCTCCCCAGCTTGCCCTTACTCCTGCTATTGCCGCCTGGTGAAAAACACCACTTATATCAGATAAAATCTCATCCCAGTTAACTTCTAAAATATCCGCCTCAACAAACTTAAAACCTGAATTGTTTAGAAGATTTTCTATATTTCGTTCTTTTATCTTGCGGGGGTAGTAATCAAAAAAGGAATCTAACCCTACGACCTCCATACCCTCTTCTATAAGCCTTTCAGATAGGCTAGAACCTATAAAACCACAGGCCCCGGTCACAAGTACTTTCATAAAGCTCCTCTCTACATTTTGCTATCAATATACCCAATCTGCCTTACAATTTGACAAAGAATAAAATAACATTAGTATGAAAATATGAACTATAAACTAATAATACCAGTATTTATCTTACTGTCAGCACTACTTCCGGGGTTATCTTTAGCACTTCCAGCCCCATGTACTCAAGAAGAGCTTTTGCAAAGCTCTGATTTTGCAGTTGAGGGACGGGTTACTAAAATTGAGTGCGAAGCGCCGTATGAGTCTAAAGAGTGCACAGCTAAAGAAGGCGCTCAAAATTTTGTACCGGAGCTCTTGGCTGCATGCACAGCAACCGTAGAAGTATCAGAAAATATTAAGGGACCATATGATAAAGGTGAGAGCGCAGAGATAAAATATCTTCAGCTTGTCCAAAAATGCCATAACGGAGATCACATAATCCCAGGAAGCCCGGTTAAGAATTTTGTTCCTAATTCTGTTATAAAATATTTCAACTCAGAGCAGTGTAAATACTGGAACTATTCTCAAATTTCTGTTCCGCCCGCTCAAGATTCAGAGTGATTTAATAAATATGCCTCTTAGTCCATTTGAACTTGAGATATATCAGAACATTCTAAGTTCTATCGCTGAGGAGATGGGCGTAGTACTCATACGGGCAGGGTTTTCTCCCAATATCAAAGAGAGAAGAGATCTGTCTTGCGCCATATTTCAATCAAACGGAGATATGATAGCGCAGGCGGCACATATACCTATTCACCTTGGTTCTATGAGTTTTGCTGTAAGAGCCGTGCTTGATATGCCGCAGATAAATGAAGGTGATGTTTTGGTACTAAATGACCCATTTCAGGGTGGCACCCATCTTCCCGATATCACATGTATTATGCCAGTCTTCTATAACAGGAAGCTTGAATTTTTTGTGGCGTCAAGAGCACATCATGCAGATATTGGAGGCCTTACACCCGGCTCTATGCCGCTATCCACATCAATAGATGAAGAAGGCATCTTAATATCCCCGTCCAAACTATATACAAAGGGGAGATTGAATAAGAACTTGTTTGACCAGATCCTAAAATCTAC is a genomic window containing:
- the sucD gene encoding succinate--CoA ligase subunit alpha — encoded protein: MSILVNKDSKVIVQGITGSAGLFHATQCRDYGTQVVGGVTPGKGGTEVEGFPVFDTVEDARRVTGANTSLIFVPAAFAMDSMIEAIDAGVELVICITEGVPTLDMVKVKKFMEGKDVTLIGPNCPGVMTPGEAKVGIMPGYIHTPGNVGIISRSGTLTYEAVWQLSELGIGQSTSVGIGGDPIIGSTFIDVLKLFNQDDDTEAIILIGEIGGSAEEEAAAYIKENVDKPVVAFIAGSTAPKGKRMGHAGAIISGSSGSAKDKVAALEDAGVKVCPSPAEMGETLKAAIS
- a CDS encoding DUF4416 family protein, giving the protein MSQLNEPPYVKLFMGLIYNQAESENTALKKLSAELGEIDYQSPETHFDHSTYYKDEMGEGLLRKLITFKKLIPREQIVGVKAFTNKLEEVFSYEDRRSINIDPGYIAYEHVILSTGKGYSHRPYLGSGVYADLTLIYMNDEYKTLNWTYPDYGTKEMRALFKHLRQQYAGQLAEESNI
- the dapB gene encoding 4-hydroxy-tetrahydrodipicolinate reductase, with translation MINVSIMGVCGRMGKSIFHLLNADSDIQIVGGTEINEHPDIGKDIGLALGDSEVGATISSSTQDASSKADVIVDFTSPSSTLDNARYAAANNIAMVIGTTGFEDDQKAELTKLAQNFPCVLSPNMSIGVNVMFEATKRLAEILGEDYDVEIIEAHHKHKIDAPSGTALRLGESAAEGLGRDFSASARFERHGVIGERGEKEIGMQTIRAGDIVGEHTVMFCGSGERIELTHRAMSRDNFSKGVLRAVKWLPGKDSGIYTMKEVLGI
- a CDS encoding YicC/YloC family endoribonuclease, which encodes MKSMTGYGKSEIETKSGKLTVEARSENHRFLDIKFQLPELISSIENQLNEAVKNQILRGKIRVSLTLESAINNTISLNLDLAKKAKNSIDKLKKEVGIKEETKLEHFLMIREIFSSESTKSLSKNETNQIRTTVLAAIKKLDDARASEGRKLEKDIKQRLKTIEKLTGTIQSKRKDFLKNTSARLIERIEKLLEDTKIDEERLYQETAFLAERSDITEEIVRLKAHISKFRETCSKKGSIGKELDFLLQEMNREAGTISAKSKDATISHCIIDLRSEMEKIREQVQNIE
- a CDS encoding tRNA-guanine transglycosylase — translated: MFSFEIKKNDETTRARLGKMTTAHGEIQTPAFMPVATHATVKGISSEEILDMGFQMIIANAYHLYLRPGHKRIEKLGGLHKFMNWNKPIT
- a CDS encoding NAD-dependent epimerase/dehydratase family protein, encoding MKVLVTGACGFIGSSLSERLIEEGMEVVGLDSFFDYYPRKIKERNIENLLNNSGFKFVEADILEVNWDEILSDISGVFHQAAIAGVRASWGGSFNQYVENNILGTQKLLEACTDKNLDKFVYASSSSVYGDSTDLPIKETSPTNPVSPYGVSKLAAEHLACLYSKGYGVPTVSLRYFTVYGPRQRPDMAFHKFISAVMKGDRIDIYGTGKQTRDFTYIDDAVEANLQAFKSGRAGEVYNVGGGSRIELLDAIRLIEEIVGKSANLVHTDPQRGDAKHTFSDITKANTDFGYNPKVDVKIGLEKHYEWLKENISIYD